Proteins from one Thermobifida alba genomic window:
- a CDS encoding DEAD/DEAH box helicase family protein, which yields MMNRVESARWPGELRSYQRQALEALEARWASGDRRAWVVLPPGAGKTLVGLEAARRIGRRTVVFVPNTAIQNQWVAQWREFERPEGCTAGTQRSLEHDVTVLTYPSLAVFDPDAETDEEGNELSLLGRLHGNGSALVEALREAGPITVILDECHHLLQMWGRLLAEVLRELPDAHVLGLTGTPAETLTAGEAALVDTLFGVPVRGVSIPALVRDGYLAPFAELVWITEPTPDEQAYIAEQGLRFTELCTDLLTPGFARTDFLTWLRRRFDERVTDSGERLGWAQLAAQEPELTDAALRLHHAGLFALPSDARVLERHRSAPTADDWMALLGDYVFNCLSPGKREGVPAGPNGIADDPDAKALERIRTALPAIGYTLTRYGIRGGRSPVDRVLARSAAKSQSTVEIVAAESAFLGPRLRALVLCDHERASVRPSARLREVLDSQAGSAWLQLELLVADERTRDLCPMLVTGRTVAAAPRTAEAFIAFAAQRRPSLELALVEVDSGGSLVRVEGRWTSRTWIRLVTEYFEAGGCRLLVGTRALLGEGWNAPRVNTVVDLTTATTPTAVVQGRGRALRLDPSWPDKTAHTWTVVCVSDAHPKGSADWERFVRKHEGYLGAAADGEVMSGVAHVDPALSPYEPPPVEQFGAINARMLRRAEDREDTRERWRIGSPYTDELLATVRVRPQRHRAALAPRQAGQRPRPPAAVPARVGVDTAERLHLPPLWKTLFSVPLTAAAVLLVATAFGLPPLLGGATAAGVSGAVCAYRLLSRGPQVQRAAQLVEAAAGEPDILRFGYAVADAMYEAGHFPVGAEGLRLDIDTDGTFRLTFAGAGPAEAEAFGMALDEVISPLVGSPRYIINRYRLDRPADAAQARRLGADWLLGRAPENSAVFHAVPALLGRNRRGVEAFARAWNRWISAGEPVYTASPAGSRLLYTHYATDPYPSETESRLTWL from the coding sequence ATGATGAACAGAGTCGAATCGGCCCGCTGGCCAGGTGAACTGCGGTCCTACCAGCGTCAGGCGCTGGAGGCGCTGGAGGCCCGCTGGGCGTCGGGGGACCGGCGCGCCTGGGTGGTGCTTCCCCCCGGGGCGGGCAAGACCCTGGTCGGGTTGGAAGCCGCGCGCCGAATCGGCCGCCGTACCGTCGTGTTCGTGCCCAACACCGCGATCCAGAACCAGTGGGTCGCCCAGTGGCGGGAGTTCGAACGCCCCGAGGGCTGCACCGCGGGCACCCAGCGCTCCCTGGAGCACGACGTCACCGTCCTCACCTACCCGTCGCTGGCGGTGTTCGACCCGGACGCGGAGACCGACGAGGAGGGCAACGAGCTGTCCCTGCTGGGCAGGCTGCACGGCAACGGCAGCGCCCTGGTGGAGGCGCTGCGCGAGGCGGGCCCGATCACCGTCATCCTGGACGAGTGCCACCACCTGCTCCAGATGTGGGGGCGGCTGCTCGCGGAGGTGCTGCGGGAACTGCCGGACGCCCACGTCCTCGGGTTGACCGGCACCCCGGCCGAGACGCTGACGGCCGGCGAGGCCGCGCTCGTCGACACCCTGTTCGGCGTCCCGGTGCGCGGCGTGTCCATCCCGGCCCTGGTCCGCGACGGCTACCTGGCCCCCTTCGCAGAACTCGTCTGGATCACCGAGCCCACCCCCGACGAACAGGCCTACATCGCCGAGCAGGGGCTGCGGTTCACCGAGCTCTGCACCGACCTGCTCACCCCCGGCTTCGCCCGGACCGACTTCCTGACCTGGCTGCGCCGCCGGTTCGACGAGCGCGTCACCGACAGCGGGGAACGACTCGGCTGGGCGCAGCTGGCCGCTCAGGAGCCCGAACTCACCGACGCGGCGCTGCGGCTGCACCACGCCGGGCTGTTCGCGCTGCCGTCGGACGCGCGCGTCCTGGAGCGGCACCGCAGCGCCCCGACCGCCGACGACTGGATGGCGCTGCTCGGCGACTACGTGTTCAACTGCCTGTCCCCCGGGAAACGGGAGGGCGTCCCGGCCGGCCCGAACGGCATCGCCGACGACCCCGATGCCAAGGCGTTGGAGCGTATCCGCACCGCGCTTCCCGCGATCGGCTACACGCTCACCCGCTACGGCATCCGCGGCGGCCGCTCCCCGGTGGACCGGGTGCTGGCCCGCAGCGCCGCGAAGTCGCAGAGCACCGTGGAGATCGTCGCCGCCGAGTCCGCCTTCCTGGGACCGCGGCTGCGCGCGCTGGTGCTGTGCGACCACGAACGGGCCAGCGTGCGCCCCTCGGCGCGGCTGCGCGAGGTCCTCGACAGCCAGGCGGGGTCGGCGTGGCTGCAACTGGAGCTGCTGGTCGCCGACGAACGCACCCGGGACCTGTGCCCGATGCTGGTGACCGGCCGCACCGTCGCGGCGGCCCCCCGGACCGCCGAGGCGTTCATCGCCTTCGCCGCGCAGCGCCGCCCCTCGCTGGAACTGGCCCTGGTGGAGGTGGATTCCGGCGGCTCGCTGGTGCGCGTCGAGGGCCGCTGGACCTCCCGCACCTGGATCCGGCTGGTCACCGAGTACTTCGAGGCGGGCGGCTGCCGCCTCCTGGTGGGCACCCGCGCCCTGCTCGGCGAGGGGTGGAACGCCCCGCGGGTCAACACCGTCGTGGACCTGACCACCGCCACCACCCCCACCGCCGTGGTGCAGGGGCGCGGCCGCGCGCTGCGGCTGGACCCGTCCTGGCCCGACAAGACCGCGCACACCTGGACCGTGGTCTGCGTCAGCGACGCCCACCCCAAGGGGAGCGCCGACTGGGAGCGGTTCGTCCGCAAGCACGAGGGCTACCTGGGCGCGGCCGCCGACGGCGAGGTGATGAGCGGGGTCGCGCACGTCGATCCGGCCCTCTCCCCCTACGAGCCGCCGCCGGTGGAGCAGTTCGGCGCGATCAACGCCCGGATGCTGCGGCGTGCCGAGGACCGCGAGGACACCCGCGAACGCTGGCGGATCGGCTCCCCCTACACCGACGAACTCCTGGCCACGGTCCGGGTCCGCCCGCAGCGGCACCGGGCCGCGCTGGCCCCCCGCCAGGCCGGGCAGCGTCCCCGACCGCCGGCCGCGGTCCCCGCCCGCGTGGGGGTGGACACCGCCGAGCGGCTGCACCTGCCCCCGCTGTGGAAGACGCTGTTCTCCGTGCCGCTGACCGCGGCGGCGGTGCTACTGGTGGCCACCGCGTTCGGGCTGCCCCCGCTGCTCGGCGGGGCCACGGCGGCGGGGGTCTCCGGTGCGGTCTGCGCCTACCGGCTGCTCTCCCGGGGCCCCCAGGTGCAGCGCGCCGCCCAGCTGGTGGAGGCCGCGGCGGGGGAGCCCGACATCCTCCGGTTCGGCTACGCCGTCGCCGACGCGATGTACGAGGCCGGGCACTTCCCGGTGGGCGCGGAGGGGCTGCGGCTGGACATCGACACCGACGGCACCTTCCGGCTCACGTTCGCCGGAGCGGGTCCGGCCGAGGCCGAGGCGTTCGGCATGGCCCTGGACGAGGTGATCTCCCCGCTGGTGGGCAGCCCCCGCTACATCATCAACCGCTACCGCCTGGACCGTCCCGCCGACGCGGCCCAGGCCCGGCGGCTGGGGGCGGACTGGCTGCTGGGCCGGGCCCCGGAGAACTCCGCGGTCTTCCACGCCGTGCCCGCCCTGCTGGGCCGCAACCGCCGCGGCGTGGAGGCGTTCGCGCGGGCGTGGAACCGGTGGATCTCCGCCGGGGAGCCGGTCTACACCGCCAGCCCGGCGGGGTCGCGCCTGCTGTACACCCACTACGCCACCGACCCCTACCCGTCGGAGACCGAGTCCCGGCTGACCTGGCTGTGA
- a CDS encoding fumarate reductase/succinate dehydrogenase flavoprotein subunit, producing MTELYTEGAPIRDEKAPDGPIAERWDKRRFSARLVNPANRRKLSIIIVGTGLAGASAAATLGEAGYNVKSFCYQDSPRRAHSIAAQGGINAAKNYRNDGDSIYRLFYDTVKGGDYRARESNVYRLAQVSVEIIDQCVAQGVPFAREYGGLLDNRSFGGVQVSRTFYARGQTGQQLLIGAYQALERQVAAGTVEMYTRHEMLELIVADGRARGIIVRDMVTGEIETHFADAVVLATGGYGNVFFLSTNAMGSNVTAIWRAHRKGALFANPCYTQIHPTCIPVSGSYQSKLTLMSESLRNDGRIWVPKKMGDERDPREIPEEERDYYLERMYPSFGNLVPRDIASRAAKRVCDEGRGVGPGGLGVYLDFADAIKRMGRAAVEAKYGNLFDMYQRITGENPYEVPMRIYPAVHYTMGGLWVDYDLQSTIPGLFVAGEANFSDHGANRLGASALMQGLADGYFVLPNTINDYLADGPFEKIDESHPEVKEAAEAVRTRLDKLLSINGSRTVDSFHRELGQIMWDYCGMERTEEGLNKAIARIRELRAEFWRDVKVTGVNEELNQALERAHRVADFFELAELMCIDALHRRESCGGHFRAESQTEDGEALRHDDEFAYVAAWEFTGVGEPPVLHKEALEYEYVEMKQRSYK from the coding sequence ATGACCGAGCTTTACACCGAGGGCGCTCCGATCCGCGACGAGAAGGCCCCCGACGGGCCGATCGCGGAGCGCTGGGACAAGCGCCGCTTCTCCGCGCGCCTGGTCAACCCCGCGAACCGGCGCAAGCTCTCGATCATCATCGTGGGCACCGGCCTGGCCGGCGCCTCCGCGGCGGCCACGCTGGGCGAGGCCGGCTACAACGTCAAGTCGTTCTGCTACCAGGACAGCCCCCGGCGCGCGCACAGCATCGCCGCGCAGGGCGGTATCAACGCGGCGAAGAACTACCGCAACGACGGCGACAGCATCTACCGGCTGTTCTACGACACCGTCAAGGGCGGCGACTACCGCGCCCGCGAGTCCAACGTCTACCGGCTGGCGCAGGTCAGCGTCGAGATCATCGACCAGTGCGTCGCCCAGGGCGTGCCCTTCGCCCGCGAGTACGGCGGCCTGCTCGACAACCGCTCCTTCGGCGGTGTGCAGGTCTCCCGCACCTTCTACGCCCGCGGCCAGACGGGCCAGCAGCTCCTGATCGGCGCCTACCAGGCGCTGGAGCGGCAGGTCGCGGCGGGCACGGTGGAGATGTACACCCGCCACGAGATGCTGGAGCTCATCGTCGCCGACGGCCGGGCGCGCGGCATCATCGTGCGCGACATGGTCACCGGCGAGATCGAGACCCACTTCGCCGACGCGGTCGTGCTCGCCACCGGCGGCTACGGCAACGTGTTCTTCCTGTCCACCAACGCGATGGGCAGCAACGTCACGGCGATCTGGCGGGCCCACCGCAAGGGCGCGCTGTTCGCCAACCCCTGCTACACGCAGATCCACCCGACCTGCATCCCGGTCAGCGGCTCCTACCAGTCCAAGCTGACCCTGATGAGCGAGTCGCTGCGCAACGACGGCCGCATCTGGGTGCCCAAGAAGATGGGCGACGAGCGCGACCCGAGGGAGATCCCCGAGGAGGAGCGCGACTACTACCTGGAGCGCATGTACCCGTCCTTCGGCAACCTGGTGCCGCGCGACATCGCCTCGCGCGCCGCCAAGCGGGTCTGCGACGAGGGACGCGGTGTCGGTCCCGGCGGTCTGGGCGTCTACCTGGACTTCGCCGACGCGATCAAGCGGATGGGCCGCGCGGCCGTGGAGGCCAAGTACGGCAACCTGTTCGACATGTACCAGCGCATCACCGGGGAGAACCCCTACGAGGTCCCGATGCGCATCTACCCGGCGGTGCACTACACCATGGGCGGCCTGTGGGTCGACTACGACCTGCAGAGCACCATCCCGGGCCTGTTCGTGGCCGGGGAGGCCAACTTCTCCGACCACGGCGCCAACCGCCTGGGCGCCAGCGCGCTGATGCAGGGCCTGGCCGACGGCTACTTCGTGCTGCCCAACACCATCAACGACTACCTGGCCGACGGTCCCTTCGAGAAGATCGACGAGAGCCACCCGGAGGTCAAGGAGGCGGCCGAGGCGGTGCGCACCCGCCTCGACAAGCTGCTGTCCATCAACGGCAGCCGCACCGTGGACTCCTTCCACCGCGAGCTGGGCCAGATCATGTGGGACTACTGCGGCATGGAGCGCACCGAGGAGGGCCTCAACAAGGCCATCGCGCGCATCCGCGAGCTGCGGGCGGAGTTCTGGCGCGACGTCAAGGTCACCGGCGTCAACGAGGAGCTCAACCAGGCCCTGGAGCGGGCCCACCGGGTCGCCGACTTCTTCGAGCTGGCCGAGCTGATGTGCATCGACGCGCTGCACCGCCGCGAGTCCTGCGGCGGCCACTTCCGCGCCGAGAGCCAGACCGAGGACGGCGAGGCGCTGCGTCATGACGACGAGTTCGCCTATGTCGCGGCGTGGGAGTTCACCGGTGTGGGTGAGCCCCCCGTGCTGCACAAGGAAGCCCTGGAATACGAGTACGTCGAGATGAAGCAGCGGAGCTACAAGTGA
- a CDS encoding GTP-binding protein, translated as MASNDSDRGPAPLPAALKILVAGGFGAGKTTMVGSVSEITPLSTEEVMTEASLGVDDLSGVENKTTTTVALDFGRITISSELVLYLFGTPGQERFWFMWNELAAGALGAVVIADTRRLETCFPSVDFFERRGIPFVVAVNCFDGAAVYQPEEVRDALGLGGDVPVLLCDARVRESCKEVLVALIQYIQGRVASGV; from the coding sequence ATGGCATCCAACGACTCTGACCGCGGTCCGGCACCGCTGCCGGCGGCGCTCAAGATCCTCGTCGCGGGTGGGTTCGGCGCGGGCAAGACCACGATGGTCGGCTCGGTCAGCGAGATCACCCCGCTCAGCACCGAGGAGGTGATGACCGAGGCCAGTCTGGGCGTGGACGACCTGTCCGGGGTGGAGAACAAGACCACGACCACGGTCGCGCTGGACTTCGGGCGGATCACCATCAGCTCCGAGCTGGTGCTGTACCTGTTCGGCACCCCGGGCCAGGAGCGGTTCTGGTTCATGTGGAACGAGCTGGCCGCGGGGGCGCTGGGCGCGGTGGTCATCGCCGACACCCGGCGGCTGGAGACCTGCTTCCCCTCGGTGGACTTCTTCGAACGGCGCGGCATCCCGTTCGTGGTGGCGGTGAACTGCTTCGACGGAGCCGCGGTGTACCAGCCGGAGGAGGTGCGCGACGCCCTCGGCCTCGGCGGGGACGTCCCGGTCCTGCTGTGCGACGCGCGGGTCCGCGAGTCGTGCAAGGAGGTGCTGGTCGCGTTGATCCAGTACATCCAGGGCAGGGTCGCCAGCGGGGTGTGA
- a CDS encoding oxygenase MpaB family protein, giving the protein MKRFDWYDEIHRLDAEADCRRITEILTTHEFPWDIEQALSLALYRTYAVPSIGRLLAETREFTERTQRRSDDTVIILTEIMRHGFEPGRGRDALRRMNQMHRSYDISNDDYLYVLSTFVVMPVRWINDLGYGWRRLTEHEITASTNYYRMLGKHMGIKGIPETYAEFYELFDSYEIEHFGYSEGGRAVSDATLDLMVGYNPRWQQPVFRKFTMALLDDRLITAFRYDRPSRFWRTAAHLAMRLRARIVRFMPPRVEPYRAEKNPKVKSYPNGYDPARIGTFPKGCPVPHDMVTVEIPETGSRLPAPGQELAPQERTARS; this is encoded by the coding sequence GTGAAACGCTTCGACTGGTACGACGAGATCCATCGACTCGACGCTGAGGCCGACTGTCGCCGGATCACGGAGATCCTCACCACGCACGAGTTCCCCTGGGACATCGAGCAGGCGCTGAGCCTGGCCCTGTACCGCACCTACGCGGTGCCGAGCATCGGGCGACTGCTCGCCGAGACCCGCGAGTTCACCGAGCGCACGCAGCGCCGCTCCGACGACACCGTCATCATCCTCACCGAGATCATGCGGCACGGCTTCGAACCGGGCCGCGGGCGGGACGCGCTGCGTCGGATGAACCAGATGCACCGCTCCTACGACATCTCCAACGACGACTACCTCTACGTGCTCAGCACCTTCGTCGTCATGCCGGTGCGCTGGATCAACGACCTGGGCTACGGCTGGCGCAGGCTCACCGAGCACGAGATCACCGCCAGCACCAACTACTACCGGATGCTCGGCAAGCACATGGGGATCAAGGGGATCCCCGAGACCTACGCCGAGTTCTACGAACTGTTCGACTCCTACGAGATCGAGCACTTCGGCTACAGCGAGGGCGGCCGGGCCGTCTCCGACGCCACCCTGGACCTGATGGTCGGCTACAACCCCCGGTGGCAGCAGCCGGTCTTCCGGAAGTTCACCATGGCCCTGCTGGACGACCGGCTGATCACGGCGTTCCGCTACGACCGGCCGTCGCGGTTCTGGCGGACCGCGGCCCACCTGGCGATGCGGCTGCGGGCCCGGATCGTACGCTTCATGCCGCCGCGGGTGGAGCCCTACCGCGCGGAGAAGAACCCGAAGGTCAAGAGCTACCCCAACGGCTACGACCCCGCGCGGATCGGCACCTTCCCCAAGGGCTGCCCGGTGCCGCACGACATGGTGACCGTCGAGATCCCCGAGACCGGCTCCCGCCTGCCCGCCCCGGGTCAGGAACTGGCGCCGCAGGAGCGGACCGCCCGTTCCTGA
- a CDS encoding succinate dehydrogenase cytochrome b subunit — MANSTLTKQRSTAFGSTVAAKAAMAVTGAILVLFLIAHMYGNLMIFGGQEAFDDYSHHLRVLGEPMLPTNGFLWIMRVVLLASVLIHMYAAFTLWNRARRATGGKGSRRYRSGKNRTGVQRTYASFTLRWGGVVIALFVIYHLLHLTTNTIAPGGASDSPYERVVNGFQIWWVVLIYLIAMLAVGFHLRHGLWSAVQTLGRSKARRQRAINGVATAIAVVITAGFLIPPFSVLFGLVG; from the coding sequence GTGGCGAACAGTACCCTGACGAAGCAGCGATCGACGGCATTCGGGTCGACGGTGGCGGCCAAGGCCGCGATGGCGGTCACCGGCGCGATCCTCGTGCTGTTCCTGATCGCGCACATGTACGGCAACCTCATGATCTTCGGAGGCCAGGAGGCCTTCGACGACTACTCGCACCACCTCCGGGTCCTCGGCGAGCCGATGCTCCCGACCAACGGCTTCCTGTGGATCATGCGCGTCGTCCTGCTGGCGAGCGTCCTCATCCACATGTACGCGGCCTTCACCCTGTGGAACCGGGCGCGGCGGGCGACCGGGGGCAAGGGATCGCGACGCTACCGCAGCGGCAAGAACCGCACCGGAGTGCAGCGCACCTACGCCTCCTTCACCCTGCGCTGGGGCGGCGTGGTCATCGCGCTCTTCGTGATCTACCACCTGCTGCACCTGACCACGAACACGATCGCGCCGGGCGGGGCCTCCGACAGCCCCTACGAGCGGGTCGTCAACGGTTTCCAGATCTGGTGGGTGGTGCTGATCTACCTGATCGCCATGCTGGCGGTCGGGTTCCACCTGCGGCACGGACTGTGGAGTGCGGTGCAGACCCTCGGCCGGAGCAAGGCGCGGCGGCAGCGCGCCATCAACGGCGTCGCGACGGCCATCGCCGTGGTCATCACGGCCGGCTTCCTCATTCCCCCGTTCTCCGTTCTCTTTGGGCTGGTGGGCTAG
- a CDS encoding DUF742 domain-containing protein, with the protein MSDRHTPDETSDGPGSPVRPYVMTEGREGANTVQLDMISVVIAVRGEVDELSLEPEQLAILDLCHRPLSVAEVSARLDIPVAVVKVLMGDLITRGYMLARAPYTIQHPVVGRDVLQAVLDGIQRL; encoded by the coding sequence ATGTCCGATCGGCACACGCCGGACGAGACTTCCGACGGTCCCGGCTCCCCGGTGAGGCCCTACGTGATGACGGAGGGCCGCGAGGGGGCGAACACGGTCCAACTGGACATGATCAGCGTGGTCATCGCGGTCCGCGGCGAGGTGGACGAACTGTCCCTGGAACCGGAGCAGCTCGCGATCCTCGACCTCTGCCACCGTCCGCTGTCGGTGGCCGAGGTGTCGGCCCGCCTGGACATCCCGGTGGCCGTGGTCAAAGTGCTGATGGGAGACCTGATCACGCGCGGCTACATGCTCGCCCGCGCCCCTTACACGATCCAGCACCCGGTGGTCGGCCGGGACGTCCTTCAGGCGGTACTCGATGGCATCCAACGACTCTGA
- a CDS encoding TrmH family RNA methyltransferase, which translates to MSEQVVPPDSPGPAEPDPPEVGVGPWEGPWPAGDHYDPELLANGDRRNVVDRYRYWRREAIVADLDRHRHPFHVAVENWKHDFNIGSVVRTANAFGARAVHIVGRRRWNRRGAMVTDRYQHVHHHPDAAALVAWAEARGLPLIGIDNLPGAVSLETYPLPRSCVLVFGQEGPGLSEEVRKVCVSVLSIAQFGSTRSINAGAAAAVAMHAWVRAHVFHQSV; encoded by the coding sequence GTGAGTGAACAGGTCGTTCCCCCTGACTCTCCCGGCCCCGCCGAGCCCGACCCCCCCGAGGTGGGGGTGGGCCCCTGGGAGGGGCCCTGGCCCGCAGGCGACCACTACGATCCCGAACTGCTCGCGAACGGCGACCGCCGCAACGTCGTGGACCGCTACCGCTACTGGCGGCGGGAGGCGATCGTCGCCGACCTGGACCGCCACCGCCACCCCTTCCACGTGGCCGTGGAGAACTGGAAGCACGACTTCAACATCGGCTCGGTGGTGCGCACCGCCAACGCCTTCGGCGCCCGTGCCGTGCACATCGTGGGACGCCGCCGCTGGAACCGGCGCGGTGCGATGGTGACCGACCGCTACCAGCACGTCCACCACCACCCCGACGCCGCAGCCCTGGTGGCCTGGGCCGAGGCCCGCGGCCTGCCCCTGATCGGGATCGACAACCTTCCCGGCGCGGTCTCCCTGGAGACCTATCCCCTGCCCCGCTCCTGCGTCCTGGTGTTCGGCCAGGAGGGGCCCGGCCTGTCCGAGGAGGTCCGCAAGGTCTGCGTCTCGGTGCTGTCCATCGCCCAGTTCGGTTCCACCCGCTCCATCAACGCGGGCGCGGCCGCCGCGGTGGCGATGCACGCCTGGGTCCGCGCCCATGTGTTCCACCAGTCCGTTTGA
- a CDS encoding succinate dehydrogenase/fumarate reductase iron-sulfur subunit gives MNITLRVWRQKSRDDEGRMVTYQVEDVNENMSFLEMLDVLNEKLTLQGEEPIAFDHDCREGICGACGVVINGIAHGPEVTTTCQLHMRSFSDGDVIDVEPWRAKAFPVIKDLVVDRSAFDRIIQAGGYISAPTGTAPDAHATPVPKADADRAFDAATCIGCGACVAACPNASAMLFTAAKVTHLGMLPQGQPERASRVVKMVNQHDEEDFGGCTNIGECAAVCPKGIPLDTISQLNDDLLGALASGKL, from the coding sequence GTGAACATCACCCTGCGCGTTTGGCGTCAGAAGAGCAGGGACGACGAGGGCCGGATGGTCACCTACCAGGTCGAGGACGTCAACGAGAACATGTCCTTCCTGGAGATGCTCGACGTCCTCAACGAGAAGCTCACGCTCCAGGGCGAGGAGCCGATCGCGTTCGACCACGACTGCCGCGAGGGCATCTGCGGCGCCTGCGGTGTGGTGATCAACGGCATCGCCCACGGCCCCGAGGTCACCACCACCTGCCAGCTGCACATGCGCAGCTTCTCCGACGGCGACGTCATCGACGTCGAACCGTGGCGGGCCAAGGCGTTCCCGGTCATCAAGGACCTGGTGGTCGACCGCAGCGCCTTCGACCGCATCATCCAGGCGGGCGGCTACATCAGCGCGCCCACGGGCACCGCCCCGGACGCGCACGCCACCCCCGTCCCCAAGGCCGACGCGGACCGCGCCTTCGACGCCGCGACCTGCATCGGCTGCGGCGCGTGCGTGGCGGCCTGCCCGAACGCCTCGGCGATGCTGTTCACCGCGGCCAAGGTCACCCACCTGGGCATGCTCCCGCAGGGGCAGCCCGAGCGGGCCTCCCGCGTGGTGAAGATGGTCAACCAGCACGACGAGGAGGACTTCGGCGGCTGCACCAACATCGGTGAGTGCGCCGCGGTCTGCCCCAAGGGCATCCCGCTGGACACCATCTCCCAGCTCAACGACGACCTGCTGGGCGCTCTGGCCTCCGGCAAGCTGTAG
- a CDS encoding roadblock/LC7 domain-containing protein, whose product MTDNAPRDLDWLLDELVERAVGAQHAIVLSSDGLPIGKSREMSTEDAEHLAAIASAFQSLAQGTGRQFRGGRVLQTVVEMEHAYLFVTGAGSGACLAVLAGEESDVGLIAYEMNVLVEQVGRFLETSPRNSDQSTASGQASTIPTR is encoded by the coding sequence GTGACCGACAACGCACCCCGAGATCTGGACTGGCTGCTCGACGAACTGGTCGAACGTGCGGTCGGCGCCCAGCACGCGATCGTGCTGTCCTCCGACGGACTGCCCATCGGCAAGTCCCGGGAGATGAGCACCGAGGACGCCGAACACCTGGCCGCGATCGCCTCGGCCTTCCAGAGTCTCGCCCAGGGCACCGGACGCCAGTTCAGAGGCGGCCGGGTGTTGCAGACCGTGGTGGAGATGGAGCACGCCTACCTGTTCGTCACCGGTGCGGGCAGCGGCGCCTGCCTGGCGGTCCTCGCCGGTGAGGAGTCCGACGTGGGGCTCATCGCCTACGAGATGAACGTGCTGGTGGAGCAGGTGGGACGGTTCCTGGAGACCTCCCCCCGCAACAGCGACCAGTCGACGGCCAGCGGTCAGGCCTCCACGATCCCGACGCGATAG
- a CDS encoding LysR family transcriptional regulator — MQFHQLAYFVAVAETRHFTRAAELSRVAQPSLSKQIRALEEDLGAPLFIRARGNITLTPAGEALLPLARRILADLETARREVQEVTGMRRGRVRLGATPSLCAGLLADALALFHERYPGIELHVEEGGSRDLIRALGRGELDLALIILPLHSNDPEFVTVPILRESLVVASPRSRPSPAPRASMRITDLRDHPLVMFRSGYDVREATLSACRAAGFEPRLTVEGGEMDAVLRFVEAGLGLAVVPSMVLRNRPGLRGTPLAKPRLLRTIALAHRKDVAPSRTARAFRRVLMSYLGTLTRADLGEDLEVIAPPEELEPR, encoded by the coding sequence GTGCAGTTCCACCAACTCGCCTACTTCGTCGCGGTCGCCGAAACCCGACATTTCACCCGGGCAGCGGAGCTGTCCCGCGTCGCCCAGCCCAGTCTGAGCAAGCAGATCCGCGCCCTGGAGGAGGACCTCGGCGCACCGTTATTCATTCGAGCCCGGGGAAATATCACACTCACCCCGGCCGGTGAGGCCCTGCTACCCCTCGCCCGGCGGATACTCGCCGACCTGGAGACCGCCCGCCGCGAGGTCCAGGAGGTCACCGGGATGCGCCGCGGCCGGGTACGCCTGGGCGCCACGCCGTCACTGTGCGCCGGACTGCTCGCCGACGCGCTGGCCCTCTTCCACGAACGCTACCCCGGCATCGAACTGCACGTGGAGGAGGGCGGCTCCCGCGACCTCATCCGCGCCCTGGGCCGGGGGGAACTGGACCTGGCCCTGATCATCCTGCCCCTGCACAGCAACGACCCCGAGTTCGTGACCGTGCCGATCCTGCGCGAGAGCCTGGTCGTGGCCAGTCCGCGGTCCCGCCCCTCCCCCGCCCCCCGCGCCTCCATGCGCATCACCGACCTGCGCGACCACCCGCTGGTGATGTTCCGGAGCGGCTACGACGTGCGCGAGGCGACGCTGAGCGCCTGCCGCGCCGCGGGCTTCGAACCCCGCCTGACGGTGGAGGGCGGGGAGATGGACGCGGTCCTGCGGTTCGTCGAGGCGGGCCTGGGCCTGGCCGTGGTCCCCAGCATGGTGCTGCGCAACCGGCCCGGACTGCGCGGCACCCCGCTGGCCAAGCCGCGGCTGCTGCGCACCATCGCGCTGGCGCACCGCAAGGACGTCGCCCCCTCCCGCACCGCCCGGGCCTTCCGGCGGGTGCTGATGTCCTACCTCGGCACCCTCACCAGGGCCGACCTCGGCGAGGACCTGGAAGTCATCGCCCCGCCCGAGGAACTGGAGCCGAGGTGA